A single window of Bombus pascuorum chromosome 1, iyBomPasc1.1, whole genome shotgun sequence DNA harbors:
- the LOC132911701 gene encoding otoferlin-like isoform X1 yields MALVVIVKNFQGLKCKGDKVVKVDFRGVPHYSKCLEESGDHITVDESFTWNLGRPVDEVEVLQLSVVSRGVLKNEKVLAKYGLVLQTVIREGRIIVTDSLVDLNNKPLPAVVCFEIRYNPPDGSCSSYAASEIMEDEQQMLIDIEQNIANLERSLEQANSNSDAAKRKGSWHSPQKSSKRGFLQRGSSLLTADKSPDRKSRSSTLKSMRSLIKLGKQRPPRARSCDSGSDTSELLDRRDSSCTTSNEPSRTNSMTSLETNVSDYDSQGGTNTVKTQEAIVKPTKKSKPKTVDTGQTALKAQDYQVCVTIIEARQLAGLNMDPVVCVQIGDQRKYTSVKESTNCPYYNEYFVFDFHMPPVMLFDKIITLSVQQSRNLLRANLTLGIFKLDIATVWAQPDHQFYHKWALLTDPDDVAGGPKGYLKCDISVIGKGDTVKIPPKSEKDEDDIEGNLLLPDGVPIERQRAKFIVKVYRADGLPKMNSSIMANVKKAFTGEIKDLVDPYVQVSFAGLTGKTSVKRHSYAPVWNEQIVFTEMFPPLCQRIKIQLCDNDPVHATVIGTHFVDLKKISNDGEKGFLPTFGPAFIHFYGSIRDYSIIDKHSTLNAGLGEGISYRARLLISIRTEISDNVEMAPSEVEVEPTIPINESVYARNEEFFLFATIMDATMVDKKLGDKPMYFELSIGNAGNALDGHNESSKICEMGPKSGTSTDQEELQEVLSGSWQSTTPACKPMTHDKMYYFLPYWDDKPCLHVRSIWPDYRRRMYNSNIISKISDKLEEGLSEAQSHADDCTGEKILKSALDELSSNCNRYVSISKSSITGPGVGKTKLDKERTKLCQRELESMGLMSRNLKAVITKSSFKERLKTAQSYLQKLKFLVEDPQDSLPDVFIWVISSGRRVAYHRILGRDLIYSIVDEECGRYCGKVQTMFLKLPGKKRFGPSGWAIQTKLQIYMWLGILKHKKYFIQGLPKGYELSHELRNVDRPRALPPTVIHYVEKHKFQLRAHMYQARSLIGSDASGLSDPFARVICGEFSNSTQVIDETLSPTWDELLLFDDILIYGTDEEIKKDPPSIVVELFDQDKVGKSEYIGRAVARPHVKLASESYTPPKFPPSLEWYDVTRGAARAGELLAVFELLEYPQTKDYGFPTLPDPKEIPTQTPVAAQDRGPILPVPVGIRPTLSKYRIEVLFWGLRDLKRIHLMTVDKPRVDVECAGHILYSSVITNAKKNPNFNTPVKFLELELPEQELYRPPLTIRAVDCRSFGRYTLVGTHTINSIHKYMYHPQTKKAKDVEERKKNLYQLQQYTGFDTSKIKLQYPSLPESLTDLEFGIGDAIITLGLEQGWPTKKDKTEQNIKKKQSLINDGSMGDFYTFEDEDGCQDWWTKYFASVEAMIEENKELRREKPMFQAQANGTVPTYMEESSNQNQANQSGEKSPGVAAKRLFGLKSTANAARFVSKLSPKHTYRNFPKTALLKIYPNELEAQPEFEQFKEWLHTFELYRGKKTGDEPEDESRIVGSFKGALKVYKWPLPRDLIDHTVMGFDPQYGFFQGVPSNEPIHVLVRVYIVKANDLHPCDLNGKADPYVVLQLGGKRISDKENYVSKQLNPVFGKCFEIEATFPQDSLLTVQVLDWDLVGTDDMIGETKIDLENRFYSRHRATCGLAKKYDESGYNKWRDAMKPTQILSKLCKEGKIDGPVYSHGKVTIGRKTFSLSDEEMECYVHTKGIEEHLALAVLHQWHAFPRIGCALVPEHVETRPLYNPEKPGIEQGKLEMWVDMFPMDMPSPGPSIDISPRKPKSYELRIIIWNTDDVILEDDAFFTGEKMSDIYVKGWLKGPEDCQSTDIHYRSLTGEGNFNWRFIFPFDYLVAEEKIVINRKESLFSWDETECKIPARLELQVWDADHFSADDFLGAITLDLNRFPRGAKNSKLCTLSMLKTDGSVPTVNIFKQKRIKGWWPFYVKKENEDMELTGKVEAEIHLLTKEEAEKNPAGFGRNEPDPLDKPNRPDASFMWFLNPLKSVKYIVWHNYKWAILKAIIAIALILVVLLFFYSIPGYSVKKLLGA; encoded by the exons aGCTTCACTTGGAACTTGGGAAGACCGGTGGACGAAGTAGAAGTGCTGCAACTGTCGGTGGTATCGCGGGGcgttttgaaaaatgaaaaagtgcTCGCGAAATATGGTTTGGTTTTACAGACGGTGATACGAGAAGGTCGAATCATTGTCACAGATTCCTTAGTAGACCTCAATAACAAGCCACTTCCG GCTGTCGTCTGCTTTGAAATTCGATACAACCCTCCTGACGGAAGTTGCAGCTCGTACGCGGCCTCGGAAATAATGGAGGATGAACAACAGATGCTGATCGACATCGAGCAAAACATCGCGAACCTTGAAAGAAGCCTCGAGCAAGCTAATAGCAACAGCGATGCCGCCAAAAGAAAAGGTTCTTGGCATAGTCCTCAAAAAAGTTCGAAACGGGGGTTTCTGCAAAGGGGTAGTTCGCTGCTGACGGCTGACAAGTCACCGGATCGCAAGAG CAGGAGTTCGACGTTGAAAAGCATGAGATCTCTTATAAAGTTGGGGAAGCAAAGACCACCCAGAGCTCGGTCCTGCGACAGCGGCTCGGATACCAGCGAATTACTCGATAGAAGGGATTCGAGTTGCACCACGTCCAACGAACCTTCGAGAACGAACTCGATGACTTCTTTGGAAACGAACGTGTCCGATTATGACAGCCAGGGTGGAACGAATACGGTGAAAACTCAGGAGGCGATCGTGAAACCAACGAAGAAATCAAAGCCAAAG ACCGTCGACACCGGACAAACCGCATTAAAGGCACAAGACTATCAAGTTTGCGTCACTATCATCGAAGCGAGGCAGTTGGCCGGTCTGAACATGGATCCGGTCGTTTGCGTACAAATCGGAGACCAACGAAAATACACCAGCGTCAAAGAATCTACGAATTGTCCGTATTACAATGAG TATTTTGTCTTCGATTTCCACATGCCACCTGTCATGctgttcgataaaattatcaCGCTATCG GTGCAGCAATCGCGGAATCTCTTACGCGCTAATCTAACACTGGGCATCTTTAAATTAGACATCGCGACTGTATGGGCACAACcag ATCATCAATTTTACCATAAATGGGCACTGTTGACGGATCCGGACGACGTGGCTGGTGGCCCCAAGGGTTACTTGAAGTGCGACATAAGCGTGATCGGGAAAGGCGACACCGTGAAGATTCCTCCGAAAAGCGAGAAGGACGAGGACGATATCGAGGGTAATCTTTTGCTACCGGACGGTGTGCCTATCGAGAGACAAAGGGCCAAGTTTATCGTGAAGGTGTACAGAGCGGATGGGCTGCCGAAGATGAACAGCAGCATCATGGCGAACGTGAAGAAGGCCTTTACCGGTGAAATCAAGGATCTCGTCGATCCGTACGTTCAAGTGTCCTTCGCCGGACTAACC GGTAAGACGAGCGTCAAAAGGCACAGTTACGCGCCAGTTTGGAACGAGCAGATCGTCTTCACGGAAATGTTTCCACCTCTCTGTCAGAGGATTAAAATTCAGCTATGCGACAACGACCCGGTTCACGCGACCGTCATCGGCACGCATTTTGTCGATTTGAAGAAAATCAGCAACGACGGTGAAAAGGGATTTCTACCAACTTTTGGACCAGCTTTTATCCATTTTTACGGAAGCATCAGGGATTACAGTATCATAGATAAGCATTCCACGTTGAACGCTGGATTGGGGGAAGGAATCTCTTACAGGGCAAG ATTGTTAATAAGCATTAGGACAGAAATAAGCGACAACGTGGAAATGGCTCCATCGGAGGTGGAAGTCGAACCCACGATACCCATCAACGAATCCGTTTACGCCAGGaacgaagaattttttcttttcgccacCATAATGGACGCCACTATGGTCGACAAGAAACTCGGCGACAAACCAATGTATTTCGAATTATCGATAGGGAATGCGGGAAACGCTTTAGACGGTCACAACGAAAGCTCCAAG ATATGCGAAATGGGACCAAAAAGTGGAACGAGTACCGATCAAGAGGAGCTGCAGGAAGTGTTGAGCGGATCTTGGCAGAGTACCACTCCAGCCTGTAAACCGATGACGCACgacaaaatgtattattttttgccGTACTGGGATGACAAACCTTGCCTTCACGTTAGGAGCATCTGGCCCGACTATAGACGTAGAATGTACAATAGCAATATAATCAGCAAAATTTCCGATAAGCTG GAGGAGGGTTTGTCGGAGGCTCAGTCGCACGCCGACGACTGTACAGGcgagaaaattttaaagtCCGCGTTGGACGAATTAAGCAGCAACTGTAACCGATACGTCAGCATCAGTAAATCGAGTATCACCGGGCCGGGAGTTGGAAAGACGAAACTCGATAAAGAGAGGACGAAACTTTGTCAAAGAGAATTAGAAAGTATGGGACTTATGTCGCGCAATCTTAAAGCCGTGATCACTAAGAGTAGTTTTAAGGAAAGACTGAAGACTGCACAGAGCtatttacagaaattaaaattcctcgTCGAGGAC CCTCAAGATTCTCTACCGGATGTTTTCATTTGGGTAATTAGTTCCGGACGTCGAGTCGCGTACCATAGAATACTCGGAAgagatttaatatattcgatCGTCGACGAAGAATGTGGCAGATACTGCGGCAAAGTTCAAACCATGTTTCTCAAA cTTCCAGGGAAAAAACGATTCGGACCTTCCGGTTGGGCCATACAAACGAAATTACAAATCTACATGTGGCTGGGTATCTTGAAGCACAAGAAATACTTTATCCAAGGTCTGCCAAAGGGATACGAACTCAGTCACGAGTTGAGGAACGTGGACAGGCCGCGCGCTTTACCACCCACTGTTATTCATTACGTGGAAAAACAC AAGTTCCAGTTAAGAGCACACATGTATCAAGCCCGATCTCTGATCGGCAGCGATGCGTCAGGTCTTTCCGATCCCTTCGCCAGAGTTATTTGCGGCGAATTTTCTAACTCTACTCAAGTGATCGACGAAACCTTGAGTCCTACGTGGGACGAACTTCTTCTTTTCGACGACATCTTGATTTACGGAACCGACGAAGAAATTAAGAAGGATCCACCGTCGATCGTCGTCGAACTCTTCGATCAAGACAAAGTG GGGAAATCGGAGTACATAGGTCGAGCGGTCGCGCGACCTCACGTCAAACTCGCCTCGGAATCTTACACGCCACCCAAATTCCCACCTTCGTTAGAATGGTACGATGTAACGAGAGGCGCTGCAAGGGCGGGCGAACTTCTTGCCGTTTTCGAGCTACTCGAATATCCGCAGACGAAAGATTATGGTTTTCCCACTTTACCAGACCCGAAGGAAATACCGACCCAAACCCCCGTCGCAGCTCAGGATCGGGGACCGATTCTTCCGGTTCCCGTTGGAATTCGACCGACTCTCTCCAAGTACCg AATCGAGGTGCTGTTTTGGGGTCTAAGGGATTTGAAGAGGATCCATCTAATGACCGTGGACAAGCCTCGAGTAGACGTCGAATGTGCCGGTCATATTCTTTACTCTTCGGTTATAACGAACGCAAAGAAAAATCCGAATTTCAATACACCGGTGAAATTTTTGGAGTTGGAATTGCCCGAACAGGAGCTCTATCGGCCACCTTTGACCATCAGGGCTGTAGATTGCAGAAGTTTCGGTCGTTACACTCTCGTTGGAACGCACACGATAAATTCGATCCATAAGTATATGTACCATCCACAAACGAAGAAAGCGAAGGAtgtggaagaaagaaagaagaacctGTATCAATTACAGCAATACACAG GTTTCGATACATCGAAGATTAAATTGCAATACCCGTCTTTGCCAGAATCTCTGACCGATCTCGAGTTTGGTATCGGAGATGCGATTATTACTCTGGGTTTGGAACAAGGTTGGCCAACGAAGAAGGACAAAACGGaacagaatataaaaaaaaagcaaagtcTGATCAACGATGGAAGCATGG GCGATTTCTACACGTTCGAGGACGAAGATGGTTGTCAAGATTGGTGGACCAAATACTTCGCTTCCGTTGAAGCGATGATAGAAGAAAACAAGGAACTACGTAGAGAGAAACCAATGTTTCAAGCACAAGCGAACGGTACCGTTCCGACGTACATGGAGGAAAGTTCCAATCAAAATCAAGCGAACCAATCGGGCGAGAAGAGTCCTGGCGTTGCAGCGAAAAGATTGTTTGGCCTAAAGTCGACTGCGAACGCGGCTAGGTTTGTCTCGAAACTCAGCCCTAAGCACACCTATCGGAATTTCCCGAAAACGGCGCTGTTGAAAATTTATCCGAACGAATTGGAAGCTCAGCCAGAATTTGAACAGTTCAAGGAATGGCTACACACGTTCGAACTTTACAGAGGAAAGAAAACGGGCGACGAGCCCGAAGACGAATCCAGAATAGTGGGAAGCTTCAAAGGGGCCTTAAAAGTTTACAAGTGGCCTCTCCCTAGGGATTTGATAGATCACACGGTGATGGGATTCGATCCGCAATATGGCTTTTTTCAAGGTGTACCATCCAACGAACCGATTCACGTACTGGTACGAGTTTATATCGTCAAGGCGAACGATCTTCATCCTTGCGATCTAAACGGTAAAGCAGATCCTTACGTCGTTTTGCAACTAGGCGGTAAAAGAATCAGTGACAAAGAGAATTACGTGTCGAAACAACTGAATCCCGTATTCGGCAA GTGTTTCGAAATAGAAGCAACCTTCCCGCAAGATTCATTGTTGACCGTTCAAGTGTTGGATTGGGACTTGGTCGGCACAGACGATATGATCGGTGAAACAAAGATCGATCTGGAAAATCGATTTTATAGCCGGCATCGTGCTACTTGCGGTCTAGCCAAAAAATACGACGA ATCTGGTTACAACAAATGGAGAGATGCGATGAAACCGACGCAGATCCTGTCGAAGCTTTGCAAAGAGGGAAAGATCGATGGACCGGTATATTCGCACGGAAAAGTAACGATCGGAAGAAAAACGTTTTCCTTGTCGGACGAGGAAATGGAATGTTACGTTCATACGAAAG GCATAGAAGAACATCTTGCACTGGCAGTTCTTCACCAATGGCATGCTTTTCCAAGAATCGGTTGTGCTTTGGTCCCCGAGCATGTGGAAACACGTCCACTTTACAATCCTGAAAAACCCGGCATCGAGCAAGGAAAGTTGGAAATGTGGGTTGACATGTTTCCTATGGACATGCCCTCGCCAGGACCGTCGATCGATATTTCACCGAGAAAACCCAAAAGTTACgagcttcggatcattatatGGAACACCGACGACGTTATACTGGAAGACGATGCGTTCTTTACTGGCGAAAAAATGAGCGATATTTACGTGAAAGG ATGGCTGAAAGGCCCCGAAGATTGCCAATCTACGGACATTCATTATAGATCGTTAACAGGAGAAGGCAATTTCAATTGGcgttttatatttccattCGATTATCTCGTAGCGGAAGAGAAGATCGTTATCAATCGGAAAGAAAGTCTGTTTAGCTGGGACGAAACTGAATGCAAGATTCCTGCTCGTTTGGAATTacaa GTCTGGGATGCAGATCATTTTTCAGCCGACGACTTTCTGGGTGCTATTACTCTCGATTTAAATCGATTTCCACGCGGCGCAAAGAATAGCAAGCTTTGTACGTTAAGTATGCTAAAGACCGATGGATCTGTGCCAAccgtaaatattttcaaacagaaacgaataaaaggtTGGTGGCCTTTCtacgttaaaaaagaaaacgaggaTATGGAATTAACG GGTAAAGTAGAAGCTGAAATTCATTTGTTAACGAAAGAAGAGGCTGAGAAAAATCCTGCAGGATTTGGAAGGAACGAACCTGATCCGCTTGACAAAccaaa CAGGCCAGATGCATCTTTCATGTGGTTTTTGAATCCTTTGAAATCtgttaaatatatagtatGGCATAACTACAAATGGGCAATTCTGAAAGCTATAATAGCAATTGCATTGATATTAGTCGTATTATTGTTCTTTTACTCGATACCTGGTTATTCTGTTAAGAAGTTATTGGGAGCTTAG